From the genome of Desulfuromonas acetoxidans DSM 684:
ATCGGCTTGGGCATGAAAGTAACAGTTTTACCGTTACGTACAGCAACGTTCTTGATGATGTACTTGAACCATTGCAGGGTGTCAGCCATGTTCATCAGGGAATCGAAACGCATGTCGATTTCGCACTGACCACCGGAAGCAACCTCATGGTGAGAGGCTTCGATACGCATGCCAACGCTTTGCAGCACTTCAACCATCTCGTTGCGCAAGTCAACCATGGAGTCGGTCGGAGCGCAGGGGAAGTAACCTTCTTTATGACGAGGCTTGTAACCGAGGTTGGGGTACTCATCACGGCCAGTGTTCCAGCGACCTTCCATGGAGTCAACAGCATAGAAAGACTGGTTGCAGGTCGATTCGAAACGCACATCATCAAAGATGAAGAACTCAGGCTCAGGACCGAAGTAAGCAGTATCACCAATGCCGGTAGACTTCAGATACGCTTCAGCTTTGCTGGCGATGAAACGGGGGTCACGGGTGTAACCTTCGCGAGTGATCGGATCGATAATGTTACAGATGAGGCTCAGGGTCGGAGCTTCGATGAAGGGGTCGATTTTAGCTGTTTCGGGAACAGGAATCAGCAGCATGTCACTGTTGTGAATCGGCTGCCAGCCACGAATTGAAGAGCCGTCAAAACCAATGCCCTCTTCAAACGTATCCTCGTCAAACTCGGACATCGGCGTACTGAAATGCTGCCAGATACCGACAAAATCGAGGAATTTGTAGTCAACCATTTTCACATTGTTTTCTTTGGCAAACTGCACGACTTCTTTTGGGGTCATCAACTTGTTCTCCTTTACGGTTTAAAAAATACTGAACCTTTCGATTAACAGAACATACGATATCGCTTATAACGCATCATCACCTGTTTCGCCGGTACGGATACGAACAACTTCCTCAACCGGTGTCACAAAAATCTTGCCATCACCAATCCGACCAGTTTTGGCCGCTTCAGCAATCTGATCAATAACTTTGGCAACAATATCATCGGAAACGATAATTTCCATTTTGATTTTGGGGATAAAATCGACAACATATTCAGCGCCGCGGTACAGCTCGGTATGTCCTTTTTGACGACCGAAACCTTTGACTTCACTGACAGTAATCCCCTGAATCCCGATTTCACTCAAAGATTCCTTAACTTCATCAAGCTTGAACGGCTTGATTATGGCTTCCACTTTTTTCATTGACGTCTGTCCTCCGTGTAAAAGTCTCCATCTCATCACAGGATCTGGAGATTTATGAAATCAAACGTGGCGCACTTGCATTTTTAAGCAAATCTCTTGCCACAATCACCCCAAAAAGACCGAACTATTTTT
Proteins encoded in this window:
- the glnA gene encoding type I glutamate--ammonia ligase yields the protein MTPKEVVQFAKENNVKMVDYKFLDFVGIWQHFSTPMSEFDEDTFEEGIGFDGSSIRGWQPIHNSDMLLIPVPETAKIDPFIEAPTLSLICNIIDPITREGYTRDPRFIASKAEAYLKSTGIGDTAYFGPEPEFFIFDDVRFESTCNQSFYAVDSMEGRWNTGRDEYPNLGYKPRHKEGYFPCAPTDSMVDLRNEMVEVLQSVGMRIEASHHEVASGGQCEIDMRFDSLMNMADTLQWFKYIIKNVAVRNGKTVTFMPKPIYNDNGSGMHCHQSIWKDGVNQFAGDGYGGLSKMAMYYIGGIMKHAKALCAFTNPSTNSYKRLVPGFEAPVNLAYSNRNRSASLRIPVTNAPAAKRVEYRTPDPSCNGYLAFAALLMAGLDGIENKIDPGQPLDKDIYGLSPEELKDIPCVASSLEEALDALKEDHEFLLKGDVFTQDVIDTWIEYKTENEVNPVRMRPVPEEFNLYYDI
- a CDS encoding P-II family nitrogen regulator — protein: MKKVEAIIKPFKLDEVKESLSEIGIQGITVSEVKGFGRQKGHTELYRGAEYVVDFIPKIKMEIIVSDDIVAKVIDQIAEAAKTGRIGDGKIFVTPVEEVVRIRTGETGDDAL